The sequence CGTTGTAGCCCGCCATATTATGAAAGCTCATGCCACTACCGACGATCAATACACCTTCATCTCGTAATTCTGCGATTGCCTTGCCTGCCAGTATATGTGCTTCAGGGTCTAAATCATTGCGTAGTGATAATTGTACTACTGGAATATCGGCGTCAGGGAACATCAGTTTTAAAGGTATAAACATGCCATGATCAAAACCTCTGGAGCTGTCCTGCTTATTGTTTATACCTGCATCGGTGAGTAACTTACCTATACGTTCAGCCAACTCTGGCGCACCCGCTGCAGGATAAATCAGCTGATAAGTATGCTCAGGAAAGTTATAATAATCGTAAATAAGCTCAGGTTGCATGCCAGCGGTAATACTGAACTCTGACGTCTGCCAATGAGCGCTAATTATCAAAATAGCTTTGGGACGCTGTGGTAGACGATTAGGAATACCCGTTAAAAACTCAGCCATCTTGCTCCAAGTATCGGCAGGCTGCCAGTCCATAAAGAAGCAAGGCCCAGCACCATGAGGTATAAACAATACGGGCTGCTTAACTGAAGTTACTTGACTGTTCATGTGCACGACTCCTTTATTTATAATCGTTAAACCGATCCTATTTTCTCTGATAATGCTTTATCCATACTGAGATAACCACCGCCTTGTATAGCTAAAGCAATCAGCGCCACCATTAATACTAGTGCATACTCGTAGCCACCATCAGCGGCAAATAAGCCATTACCGATATGCACAGAAAAAATAGCAACCAGCATAGTAAAGGCTGCAACTACGGCAGCAGGTCGCGTGAGTACTCCTAATACTAAGGCAAGACCACCGAAGAATTCAGCGCTTCCTGCTAGTATTGCCATAAGTAAACCTGGTTCCATACCCATACTGCTTAACCACCCAGCCGTTCCTGCCAGCCCGTTACCACCGAACCAGCCAAATAGCTTTTGGGCCCCATGAGCCATCAAAATCAGGCCTACAGGTACACGAAGAATTAAAGCTGCCGATCCAGCGTTCGTTGCAAAAGCTTTATTCAGTAATGAGATTTTCATCGAGGACTACTCCGTAGCATTTTAATAAATAGGCAGTTAAGCCATTAGGTATAGACATACTTTACTATCAACGCTATTAAATAGTAAGATAGGATATATTGAATGATAATCAACACAGTGTTTATAATAGATTCATTACTACGCTAAATAAAGGACGAGACATGGATAGAATTGACGCAATGCGTGCTTTTGTAGCGGTAGTAACAGAGGGTAGTTTTAGCAAGGCTGCCATTACTATGCAGCTTTCCCCACAGTTGGTAAGCAAGTATGTGGCAAAGTTAGAAGAGCAGCTACATACTCGCCTGCTTAATCGTACTACCCGTAAAGTAAGCGTTACTGAATCTGGCAGCCAATATTTTATTCATGCGCAGCAGATCTTATTAAGTATTGACGACATGGAGGCGCAATTAGGTGGCTTACAGCAGCATCCTAAAGGGACACTGCGAATCAGTGCGCCTGTCTCATTTGCTCTAAAACATATGGCAAAATTGATTGCTGACTTTCAGGCACGCTATCCTTTAGTCACTGTTGATCTACAACTTAGTGATAGAAAGGTCGATATCGTTGAGGAAGGCTTTGATATTGCTCTGCGTATCGGACAGCTTGAAAGCTCATCTCTTATTGCTAAAAAAATCGCACCTATCCGCGTGGTTTTATGCGCAGCGCCTAAGTATTTCAAGGCTCATGGCACTCCTAAACGGCTTGAGGATTTGGAAGCACATCGCTATTTGCATTATAGCTATATGAATGTAGAGACTAAGGGACAAATCTTTAAATACCTAAAAGCAAAACAGCTTAAGGACAGTAGTGTTTTTCGGAGTAACAACGGCGATGTCTTAGTAGAGGCCGCTATTGAAGGTGCTGGACTGGTATTGCAACCAACTTTTATTGCTAGTAAAGCCCTAAACGCTGGCAAGCTAGTCATAGTACTGCCTGAATATGAGCCAAGCCCTTTAGGCTTATATGCTGTTTATGCGCATAGAAAACTGCTACCTCATAAAGTCAGGTGTTTTATTGACTTTATGACAGACTATTATGGTGCACCGCCGTATTGGGATGAACAGATAGTTGATGAATAACTAGAGACTGTAATAGCCAGTCGTTCACTTATAACTATCTATCAATTTTACTATCATTGCTGCCAAGCCCGATAACAAAAAGCGCATCATATAGACTGATGCGCTTTTGAAAATAAAATTATAAAGCTAGATAATTAAAAGTGGTTTACTTCAAAGCACTTTTTTTGCCGTATCTTTTTATACTCAATGGATAGGCTACACTACGAGTATTATTAGATTTTATTGATTTATTAACCAGTGAGATCCACATTATTGCTTTACTACTAACCTAACACGCGTACACGCTCACTAATCGGCTCAAACTCTTTGTCGCCAGCTATTGCGTCGATACCGCCAAATGGCATCTGAGCGATCAGCTTCCAAGATGGTTGGATATTGAAAGCTTTAGCAACATCTCGTTCAAATATAGCCGTGTAGTGTTGTAAGCTTGCGCCTATATCCATATCGCTCAGCGATATCCAAATAGCATATTGATGCATGGCACTTGTATGTTGGGCATAAACGGGAAAGCTCTCAGCATAAAGTGCAAACTGCTTTTGTAATGCTTTTATAGCGTTTTCATCTTCAAAATACAAAATAGTCCCTACGCCCGCGCGAAAACTATCCATCTTTTGCTTAGTACTAGAAAAATCGCCATCACCCACAATTTCTCTTAAGTTCTTTTCGGCAATATCCCATAGGCGCTTGTGCTCAATGCCAAGTAAAATCACAATACGAGTTGTTTGTGAGTTAAACGATGAAGGGGTATGCAAAATAGCGTGCTCTACCGCTTCAACGACAGATTGCGTAGCAACGGGTAATTTATCATTCAAAGAATAAATAGTACGACGGTTTTCAAATGATTCATGTAGCTTAAGAGTGTTGCTTGACATAATTTCTTCCTATTTGATCACTTTTTTATGATAAAAATTTGACCTATAATGTCAAATTTTTCGATGCTGAAATATTCATCTGTAGTTACTCTACAAAATTTATTTGGAGTCAGACCTCTATGTAGCAAGATATCTTACTATCAACAAGGTAAAAGATTAAGATCAAAAATAGAAAATAACTTGCAACAAAATATTGATAATAAATTTAATAATGAAATTAATCATTCTTAGAATCATGGTACAGATGGAAGGATTTTTTCGAATTAATAAACTCTTATCGATTTAGCTTTTATATATACTATTTGATAATCATTAAGTGATAAAATTCTTACAAATATAAACAAGGCAACCCTAATTGTCATCTTATAACTTGGTAAATCGATTGCGTTTATATCTTAGTTATTGTTATTTTAGGCTGTTACAGCAGTAAAAAAGGTGGCCAATACTACAATTTTATATGGCGTTAACAACCTTTAGTATGATTAATCATTTTGCTGAGTGGTTTGATATTGAGCCTGCTAGTATCGAAAACATTATCACCAAACAAAACCCACGCCTGCGTGCTTCCAATAAAAGCTGACCCCTGCCGTCAAATCCTTATAACTAAACTTATGAGATCAAGCTGTAGATCCAAACTCAAATCACTATCATCTGCTCTACCAAAAAATCTAAAAAAACGCGTGTTT is a genomic window of Psychrobacter cibarius containing:
- a CDS encoding class III extradiol ring-cleavage dioxygenase, translating into MNSQVTSVKQPVLFIPHGAGPCFFMDWQPADTWSKMAEFLTGIPNRLPQRPKAILIISAHWQTSEFSITAGMQPELIYDYYNFPEHTYQLIYPAAGAPELAERIGKLLTDAGINNKQDSSRGFDHGMFIPLKLMFPDADIPVVQLSLRNDLDPEAHILAGKAIAELRDEGVLIVGSGMSFHNMAGYNDATFTAPSERFDEWLTTTVAADQEERDAALCGWTQAPHALDAHLLGAEEHLLPLMVAVGAAEGDKGYKVYSQQVLKTQLSAFQFG
- a CDS encoding DoxX family protein, translated to MKISLLNKAFATNAGSAALILRVPVGLILMAHGAQKLFGWFGGNGLAGTAGWLSSMGMEPGLLMAILAGSAEFFGGLALVLGVLTRPAAVVAAFTMLVAIFSVHIGNGLFAADGGYEYALVLMVALIALAIQGGGYLSMDKALSEKIGSV
- a CDS encoding LysR substrate-binding domain-containing protein, translated to MDRIDAMRAFVAVVTEGSFSKAAITMQLSPQLVSKYVAKLEEQLHTRLLNRTTRKVSVTESGSQYFIHAQQILLSIDDMEAQLGGLQQHPKGTLRISAPVSFALKHMAKLIADFQARYPLVTVDLQLSDRKVDIVEEGFDIALRIGQLESSSLIAKKIAPIRVVLCAAPKYFKAHGTPKRLEDLEAHRYLHYSYMNVETKGQIFKYLKAKQLKDSSVFRSNNGDVLVEAAIEGAGLVLQPTFIASKALNAGKLVIVLPEYEPSPLGLYAVYAHRKLLPHKVRCFIDFMTDYYGAPPYWDEQIVDE
- a CDS encoding nitroreductase family protein, translated to MSSNTLKLHESFENRRTIYSLNDKLPVATQSVVEAVEHAILHTPSSFNSQTTRIVILLGIEHKRLWDIAEKNLREIVGDGDFSSTKQKMDSFRAGVGTILYFEDENAIKALQKQFALYAESFPVYAQHTSAMHQYAIWISLSDMDIGASLQHYTAIFERDVAKAFNIQPSWKLIAQMPFGGIDAIAGDKEFEPISERVRVLG